ATTTCATAGTATCTTCGTCATGTTCAACAACAACTAAGGTATTTCCAAGATCTCTTAGGCTTTTTAATGTTTCTAATAATCTGTCATTGTCTCTCTGATGTAAGCCAATACTTGGTTCATCTAATACGTATAAAACACCCGTCAGGCCTGCACCAATTTGCGTAGCTAATCTAATGCGCTGAGCTTCTCCACCGGACAAAGTCATAGCTGGTCTATCTAAAGTTAAGTAATCTAGACCAACATTAATTAAAAACTTCAAACGTAAACGAATCTCTTTTAAAACTAATTCACCTATCTGCTTTTGTTTTTCTGATAAAGATATATTCTCCTTTTTAGACTTACCTAAACCCATGATGCGTTCTACATGAGTTAGGGTTTCAGAAACGCTTATAGAAGTTAAGTCAGTGATGTTGTATGGACCAAGTTTAACAGCCAAAGCCTCAGGTCTTAATCTTTTTCCAGAACATGTCTTACAGGGAACTAATTCTAGATACTTTTCTAATTTTTGTTTAACTGATTCTCCATTGGCTTCATTTAATTGCCTTTCTAATATTGGTAATATTCCCTCAAAAGGTCTTTCAAAACCACTAGAAGTTTTAAAACGGCTATCAGCTTGAATTAGTATTGGTTTATCTGATCCCAAGAGTAGAACTTTTTTTTGCAACTCACTTAAATCTTTCCAAGGAGTTTTTAATTCAAAACCATAAGCTTGTCCTACAGAATAAAGTAAAGAGAAGTAATAAGTATTATCTTTTTCACTCCAAGGAGCTATTGCAGCATAAACAGGCAATGTTTTATCAGGTATAACTCTATCCGCAGTAAATTTTTTTAAATAACCAATCCCATGACAATCTGGACAGGCTCCATATGGGCTATTAAAAGAAAATAATCTAGGAGAAAGTTCTTCAACAATAGAGCCATGTACTGGACATGCATAATTTTCTGAGTAAAGTTTTTCTCTCTCTAAATTAGGAGGTAAGTTTTCCCCTTTTTTTGGAACAACTTCTACTATTGCTAAGCCATCGCCTCTTTTGAGACAAGTTTGTAGAGAATCATTTAATCTTTCTTGTATTCCTTCTCTTGCAATTAATCTATCAACTACTACCTCTATATTATGAATTTGATTTTTATCTAATTCAATACTATCAGCAAGTTCTCTTACCTCGCCGTTTATTCTTACCCTAGCGAATCCTTCAGCAGCTAGTCCACTTATTAATTTTGTATGTGTTCCTTTCTTACCTCTTACAACAGGAGCCAACAATTGGTACCTTGTTCCTTCTGGTAATAGAAGAATTTGATCAACCATTTCATCAATTGTTTGAGGCGCAATTGGAATCCCGCAATGGTGACAATGAGGCTCCCCAGCACGACCAAACAATAATCTTAGATAATCTTGTATCTCTGTTACTGTTCCAACTGTTGACCGAGGATTATGACTTGTAGATTTTTGATCAATTGAAATGGCAGGTGACAACCCTTCAATATTATCAACATCTGGTTTATCAACTTGACCCAAAAATTGCCTCGCGTAGGCAGAGAGACTCTCAACATATCTTCTTTGACCTTCAGCAAAAATAGTATCAAATGCTAGAGAGCTTTTACCACTTCCACTCACACCCGTAAAAACTATAAATTTATTCCTAGGTAGAGAAAGATCAATATTCT
This region of Prochlorococcus sp. MIT 0604 genomic DNA includes:
- the uvrA gene encoding excinuclease ABC subunit UvrA produces the protein MVNKIDNNFREDNSINIRGARQHNLKNIDLSLPRNKFIVFTGVSGSGKSSLAFDTIFAEGQRRYVESLSAYARQFLGQVDKPDVDNIEGLSPAISIDQKSTSHNPRSTVGTVTEIQDYLRLLFGRAGEPHCHHCGIPIAPQTIDEMVDQILLLPEGTRYQLLAPVVRGKKGTHTKLISGLAAEGFARVRINGEVRELADSIELDKNQIHNIEVVVDRLIAREGIQERLNDSLQTCLKRGDGLAIVEVVPKKGENLPPNLEREKLYSENYACPVHGSIVEELSPRLFSFNSPYGACPDCHGIGYLKKFTADRVIPDKTLPVYAAIAPWSEKDNTYYFSLLYSVGQAYGFELKTPWKDLSELQKKVLLLGSDKPILIQADSRFKTSSGFERPFEGILPILERQLNEANGESVKQKLEKYLELVPCKTCSGKRLRPEALAVKLGPYNITDLTSISVSETLTHVERIMGLGKSKKENISLSEKQKQIGELVLKEIRLRLKFLINVGLDYLTLDRPAMTLSGGEAQRIRLATQIGAGLTGVLYVLDEPSIGLHQRDNDRLLETLKSLRDLGNTLVVVEHDEDTMKSADYLVDIGPGAGIYGGEIIAKGSYQDVLKSERSLTGAYLSGRKSIPTPKERRSSVKKSLILNNCSKNNLKNISVEFPLGRLVSITGVSGSGKSTLINELLHPALCHSLGLKVPFPQGVEELKGIKAIDKVIVIDQSPIGRTPRSNPATYTGAFDPIRQIFTATVEAKARGYQAGQFSFNVKGGRCEACKGQGVNVIEMNFLPDVYVQCEVCKGARFNRETLQVKYKGFNISDVLEMTVEQAAENFSAIPQAADRLSTLVDVGLGYVKLGQPAPTLSGGEAQRVKLATELSKRATGKTLYLIDEPTTGLSFYDVHKLMDVIQRLVDKGNSVIVIEHNLDVIRCSDWIIDLGPDGGDKGGEIIAEGIPEDVAKHPLSHTAKYLKKVLK